Below is a genomic region from Ferribacterium limneticum.
AGGTGTCCACCGGCCCAAATGCGGCCTCGTAAGCCTCGACCAGATGCACACCATCAAGCAGCGTTTGCCCGGTTTTTCGGCGCTCGCGCCCGGACTCGGCCAGCCGCTTGAGCAACTTGAAAAACGGGTTGTCGCGCGACTGGATCAGCTTCATAGCAGGGAAAGCTGCTTCGCCACCGGGCCAAAACTTCGGCGATGCACCGGCGAGGCGCCATGCTCTTCAAGCGCCTGAAAGTGCGCCGCCGTCGGATAGCCCATGTGCCGGTCAAAACCGTACATCGGATATTGCGCGTGCAGGGTCAGCATTTCGGCATCGCGCACGGTCTTGGCAAGAATTGACGCGGCGGCAATCGAAGCGATCTTGCCATCGCCCTTGACCACCGCCTCGCAGGGAATATTGAGCTCCGGGCAACGATTGCCGTCAACCATGGCGCCAGTCGGCAGGACGGCCAGTCCGGCGACGGCGCGCTGCATGGCCAGCATCGTGGCGTGCAGGATATTCAGGCGGTCGATCTCTTCAACCGAAGCCGATGCCACGGCCCAGGCCACGGCCCGTTCGCGGATCAGCACAGCCAGCGCATCGCGCTTCTTTTCACTGAGTTTTTTCGAGTCGTTGAGACCGGGAATTGGCCGCAGAGGATCGAGAATGACGGCCGCCGCGACGACTGTACCGGCCAGTGGACCACGCCCGGCCTCGTCGATACCGCAGACGAGGCCTTCCGGAACGATCAGTTCAGGCATTCAATGACCGCGTTGGCGGCCTTTTCCGCCGTGTTCTGACGTAGCTGCAAA
It encodes:
- the rnhB gene encoding ribonuclease HII, which gives rise to MPELIVPEGLVCGIDEAGRGPLAGTVVAAAVILDPLRPIPGLNDSKKLSEKKRDALAVLIRERAVAWAVASASVEEIDRLNILHATMLAMQRAVAGLAVLPTGAMVDGNRCPELNIPCEAVVKGDGKIASIAAASILAKTVRDAEMLTLHAQYPMYGFDRHMGYPTAAHFQALEEHGASPVHRRSFGPVAKQLSLL